CCTACTGGACAGCGCTGGTCTAGActattgatgaagttttggggcgATGGGTCCAGAgccaacggccaagaaagaattcttaaagatgtCTTGgagcaaaaaaggtgattttattaaagcatggggacaggacgcCTGCGCAAAAAGAGCTGTGCTGGAGTTGTGACAGGTAACTCAAATATGCCCTCatttgggagggggtcaggggtggagtaagtctctaaggaattttggaagcagaGGTTCCAGGACCTTGCGGGGTtggctgttgctagggaaacaccatttgTTACTGTTTGATAAAACCTCAGTCacgagacccttcagatgtatatgggggaggggccagaagctgggaggatggttgccagcatatatcttggggcagttgagataaaggaagttgatTTACAGGATCCTTGAGGTAGGGATCGTGTTAAGCTAAGGTTTTTTTGCCCCCAGGAAAGTGTCAtccttgaggcagctgagctcctagagggacgTCACTGCTGGTcacaaggacttgtcaatgggctgtaggcagtaagcagatttgatttttcttttgccttagtttcccacatcaccacggcaagcacttaaacccctttcctctgttcttgggtagctgggagtgtccaaggaatatcacacagatcccaccCAGGcgaggggggtggggtagggtggggtgctAGTTTGTGCTCAGCCTGCCTCGGCCTCCCTCATCAGCTATCCTAGTTTCCTCCCtttggaaaaataagtaaaagagaatttaaaagacTTTTATGTGGGAGAAGTATGTTTTAGCTCTTAAATGTGCGATTAAACTGTTCTCTAAACTATTGCCAACCTTGTCTGCTCAGAGATTGGTTTAATAGTGATTcgatggcaggggcgcctgggtgcctcagtcggttgggccggccaacttcggctcaggtcatgatctcatggttcatgggttcgagccccgcgtcgggttctgtgctgagagctcggagcctggagcctgcttcggaatctgcgactccccctctctctctgtccccttcccagctcatgctctgtctctcaaaaaatacatagacgttaaaataaattaaaataatagtgatTAGATGGGAGCTCCTCCCTCTGACCTTAGAAAGAAGTCAGCAACTGAGGAATTCAACTCCCTTTCCTGATGTAACAGCCACGGGGGAGCTGGACCAATGGGCAGCTGGCTCTGCTGTGATGGACAGGTGCAGGGGGTGGGGCCGCAGCACCTCACATTAAGGAAGGTCAGTTGAAGCCAAGACCAGACTCCAGCCCTCTGGCAAAATGGTAGCTGTGAAAATGGAGGCCCACAAGCAGTCATGAGAGGGCTCTGTGGGGTTCCCTGACCAGCCCCTGCCATGGAGTAAtggtctcagttttctcttaAGAAAGAATATGTGTCTCAAGTCCAACCGACCGTAAACCAGAGGTTGGTTTAGAGTGGGCACATGATCCAGGCCCAGCCAATCAGAGTCTAAGATTCGACACAGGGGTGGGCAAATGAGCCAGAGTCAGCCAATGAAGCTCAGGCCCGGGACTTTTGTTGCATTTAccaggaaaaaaaggcatttcgtctttttctcctctccactGGGACTCTCAGAGACTGGGAAGATGTAAGCCTGGAGCTGTGATGGGGAAGGACCTACTGAGAGAGAAGCCAGCACTGAGGAAAGCAGACCGGAGAGGCAGTCGGGTCCTGGAGGCATCATTTGATAcctggatccagccatacctgaaTCCATTGTTCTACCCTGAGCCTCTCAGTTACATAACCCAgaaatttccttttacttttgctcACACTAGTTTGAAGTGGCATTTGTGGCACTTGCAACTAGACCAATCTTGGCTGCCTCAGGGGGCTGGGCAGTtggcaaatgaggaaatggaggcttaaGAAAGGAGCTTGCCTGTCCAAGTGTGCACTGTGGGACAGAGAATGACTGTGTTGGAAGTGAAGGCTCTGAAGAGTACCCTCTTGGGGTCCAGATACAGGGGGACAATTGAGTGGGACTTGGAGGTAAAGACACATTCTGATCAGAATCTGGGGACAAAGGAGGGCACCCCCCTCCACATCAGTGAGGGGGCGGGACAGGCCAGGTACTAGACTCAACTTCTCTCCTCCTCAACACACTTCTGACTCAGTGGTCCCACCTCAACCCCATGGCCGCCGTGGGGTTAGGAGGGAGGACCTAGGAGAGGAACCTCTGGATTGGGGTCTGGGTGGGCTCCAGGGGCAACAGGAGTGTTTGTGATGTCAGCTTATGGCCACCAGGAGCAGACAGGAGGCTGTGGCATCGTAGGAGGTGGGTGGCGGTGGAAGGAGAGTCCAAAACATCTTGAAAACCAGGATCCCACCCCATTGCCCATTCCCAAGTCCCTGGAGCGTGCTGCTGGGGACTGTGACATTTGAGGCTGGGGTCCCTTTCAAGACTGGGCACCAAGTGTTCTGAAGTCTGAGTCTGTGTCTTTCAAGGGACTGggttttaagataatttaaaactATCTTAACTAATAGGATTATTatttgataataataacaataataataataataaattaggaTTAGGAGTCCCAGGGAACTGGACTCTGAATCACCAGATTTGTGCCCCCAGGAAGCTGTGCAGGGGTCGCACGTGACTCATCTTCTGGGTCAGAATTCAGACTGAGATCGCGGTCATTCCAGGCTGGGATGGGGACTCTGTCCAGGGCTTAAATATGTCTATGTGTCTATTCTCCTCTTTCCACGGGCACACCTTTGTGATTCAGGGGTGCCTCCTTGTgcctacgtgtgtgtgtgtgtgtgtgtgtgtgtgtgtgtgtatgcgtgtgtagGCATGGTGTATCCCTGTGTGACCATAGTAACTAGGTTGTGTACTGTGTGCACATGGCCGTGTGTAACTGTGTCCGGACATGGAGGGTGTGCACCTGCGTGGGGTATCCACGTGCGTATGCGGTTATTTATTTAACAGACATttcctgagtgcctactatgtgacATGCTCTCTTTGAAGCGCCAGGGATACACCAAAGAGCGGACAACTACCCTGCACTCTGTTTTCATATTCAAGTGTCCGTGAGGGTGTATCTGCCGCGGGTTGTTAACTCCTCGAAACGGCGCCTGCAAGTGTGAAAACGTGAACTCGCGGTTCGTGGCCTCAGGTAAGCGTCCTCAGCCGGCTCCGGTGGAGAGTCCTCCCTGTCCACGGCCTGGCTTTGCCTGTGCCTTGAGGGACTCTCAGTGAGGTTGGGGAGTGAGGGACGGGGGCTCAGGACTCTGGGCTGAGAGGTGATTCAGGGGTCCACCTTGACCCTGGGGCTACTGGGGGCTTGGGGGGCCTGGAGGGTatgagggatggggggggggcgggggtccccGTGCCGTCCAGACCTAGACCCCTGATGAAGCCTCGttgtgggggctggggcagaatGAACCAGCGCCTTCCTGGAAGGCCAGAGACCCGAGGGTGATCGTCAAAGTGGCCTCAAAGGTAacacccacttcccctcctgaAGGAGGCGATGCTCCTTGGGTGTGAGTGTCCTTAGAGGAAGTTGAGGCCCTCTTCTccgaggcagaggtgggggcaaACATGGCAAGAGGGGGATGGCCAGAAGAAAGCCACGGGCGCCGCCCCCCGGCCATCGCCTCCCTCCAGCGTCTACGTGCCCCGCTCTTTTCGGAGACGCCAGCtctctcccccaaaccccagcAAGACAGCGCGGCGCCCAGACCCTCGCCGTCGTCTTCTCAGGGTTTATTTCCAGCCCCGCCCCTCCGAGGCCTGGCCTCGCCCCATCTGAGGCCCGTCCCCGCCCCTCTGAGGCCTGGCCACGCCCCCCAGCCCGAGCCGCGCTCGGGCGACCTCAGGCGGGGGCCTGCACGCGACAGCAGCGAGCCCCCGTCCAGTCCATGCCCGCGCACTGGCAGTGGCAGGTGGTCTCGGCGCGCACGTCCCACGAGCCGCAGGCGGAGCCACAAGTGCAGGCGGTGACGGCGAAGCCTGCGGGCGAGAGGGGAGGGAGCTTGGCCCCGAGCCGGAGGCTACGGGCCTGGGGGTCGGAGGGGGCTGGAGGCTCCAACACCTGGGAATGGGGGCCGCAGTGCTTGCGGCAGGGAGGCCGGCGGCTGGGGGGCCTGGACTCTCCAGTGTCCTAAGGAAATGCGGTCCCGGAGCGGGGGCCAGCCCCTCCTgcggggagggctggggctgCAGACCAGGACTCCAGGGAAGCGGACTCGAGCAACCgaggctgggggcgcctggggggctcagctggttaaacctCGGACTCAGCTcgggatcccagggttgtgggatcgagcttcGCGTTGGGCtcctgctgagcctggagcctgcttgggatcctctgtctccctctctctctgcccctcccttcctctgtctctctcaaaataaagaaacctttaaagggaaagaaatagagGCTGGTCTTAGGGGGAGGGGGTACGGGGTACTGGGAATATAACTGAGAGCCTGGACAAAGGACTTCTGTACTCACCTAAGGGGCAGGTGGCCAAGTCACCCCTGGAGGTGACCGTTCGGCAGCTCAGGCCGATGGTCCTTATTGTCTCAAGGACTGTGGGAGAAGAAGGGACCGAATGAGACCaagctgcccctgccccactttcaTGCTGCCGGGGTGGTTTGGAGACCCGCCCAAGGGGTCTGGAAAGCGCTTTGGAGGAGGGCCCAGGTGGTCGGGGCCCTGGTGGAGAGCGAGAGCCGTGGGCGGGCAGCTCACCGCCTCCCAGGCTCCCATGAGTGTTTTAGAGGAAGGAGGATTTGGGGCTTCTGCTGAAGGCCGAGCTGCATGGGGGCTGCGGTTGGGTCGGGTCTGGGGGTGAGGTTTGGTTCTGGTTGGGGCTGGCTTCATCGTGGCTCTATGTCAGGAGTTAGAGGGGTTTCTGAGGCCCCTGCTGAGGGTCCTCACTTGAGCGGGTGCCGTCCTGGATCTTCTCATTGATGGCTTCCTCCACTGGACACAGAGACCTGCCACACACCAGCAGCcccaggacagggaggaggaggaggggaagagcctTCATTCCGCAGGCACTGCAAGAGGGGACCAAGACACCCACAGCTGGGTCCGGGGAGGATGGGGCCTACAGAGCAGGAGGGATATGGAACCCTGGGTCCCTGTGGGGGACGCGGCTGGAGTCCCTGCTTTGCCATGGCCCCCTCGGGCTGGGGCTCAGGGCTGAGCCAGGGCTGGGCTCTGGGCAGCCGTCACTTACCCTCTGGATGGACTCAGCAGGCCAAATCTCGGACACTGATTTCGTGCCCCTGACACATGTCCCTCTTTAAAGCTTCTGAATGTGGAGCTTCCTGTCTTGGCAAAGTTTCTTGGCCCCCTGACCCTCCCATCCCACATCCGGGGCCAAGAGGAAGCCCCCAGGCCAGACTCCAGGGGCCTAGGGGTGGGaagccctgcccccctcccccctgccacaGTTTCCCCATTCAAGAGCCCCCCCCCTTGTCACATCCGGGCTGGGGCTGGTCCAGGAGGTAGTGCCTGGGGCATGATTCCAGAAGCCCTGGTTCCAGACGCTGGGAGTTTgcatgcaggggtggggagtgcaGGCGAGGCCAAAATAACCTCCCCGTGTGTGAACTGCATAGGAGGTTCATACCCGGATGCCCATCAACAATGGAATGGATACATTCAtggtttattttccttcaatGGAACGATCCGCAACAGATGGTGACAAACGACAGCCCATGGGACAAATCTGGCCCACTGTCTATTTCTGTGCAGCCCAGGAGTTAAGCATGGTTTTacgttttggggttttttgcattttttttttaattattattttttcagggcgagagagacagagcgtgagcgtaggaacaaagagagagagacacagaattcgaagcaggctccaggctctgagctgtcagcacagagcccgactgggcgctcgaactcacgaaccgtgagattataacctgagctgaagtcggacgcttaactgatcgagccacccaggcgccccagaacctcattcctttttatggctaatattcctcTGTATGGACAGGCCACcttgtgtttatccattcttctgttagTTGTCGTGTGCATTGTTTCCACCTATTGGGTGTCGGGAATGATGCCTCTGTAATCATCGGTGTACAAACATCTCTGAATCCCTGCTTTCAggtttcttgggtatataccccggagtgggattgctggatcatatggcaattctatgtttaactctTTGGGGAGCTGCCAaagagtttttacatttttaaatcgttgggggaaaaaaatgtaatcctTAGTGACATATGAAACGTACATGAAATTCAAATCCCAGCGCCCATAAATAAAGCATTCTTGGAACGTGGCCATGGCCACTATTTTATAGATTATCTGAGGCTGCTTTTCCTAGGTCAGTGGCAGAGATGAAAAATTGTGACAGAGACTGACTATATGGCCTACAGAGGTGAACCTGGCtatatctggtcctttacaggaaaaaaaaaaaaattgcccaccCCGGTCAACAGAAATGAGTATGAATGAGAGATCACACTGTATCATTTGCAGCTATATGCAATAGTCTGGAAGATTCTCACCATTATAATTGTGAGCAAAAGAATctaggccaggggtgcctgggtggctcagctggttaagtaagcattcgacttcagctcaggtcatgatctcacagcccatgggttcaagccttgctctgtgctgacagctcagagcctggagcctgtttcagattctgtgtctccctctgtctctgcccctcccccgctcatgttctgtctctcaaaaataaacattttaaaaaaaagtaaaaagtaaaaacaatccAGACCCAAAAAAGAATATACCACACAAATTCATATACTAA
This DNA window, taken from Panthera tigris isolate Pti1 chromosome A2, P.tigris_Pti1_mat1.1, whole genome shotgun sequence, encodes the following:
- the RETN gene encoding resistin, with translation MKALPLLLLPVLGLLVCGRSLCPVEEAINEKIQDGTRSILETIRTIGLSCRTVTSRGDLATCPLGFAVTACTCGSACGSWDVRAETTCHCQCAGMDWTGARCCRVQAPA